The Bacteroidales bacterium genome includes a region encoding these proteins:
- a CDS encoding NADP-specific glutamate dehydrogenase, which produces MEVKKVLSDLKRRFPNEPEYHQAVEEVLMTIEEEYNKHPEFDKYNLIERLCIPDRVFTFRVTWVDDKGQVQTNMGYRIQHNNAIGPYKGGIRFHSSVNLSILKFLAFEQTFKNSLTTLPMGGGKGGSDFSPRGKSDMEVMRFCQAFVTELWRHIGPQTDVPAGDIGVGGREVGYMYGMYKKMALENTGTFTGKGIEFGGSLVRPEATGYGNVYFLLEMLKTKGIDIKDKVVAVSGSGNVAQYTVKKLISLGAKVITMSDSNGYIYDPDGIDEEKLAFIFNLKNVQRGRIREYAEKYGCKYVEGARPWNEKCDIAMPSATQNEIDGDDARALLANGCFAVSEGANMPSTPDAIAEFLNAKILYAPGKAANAGGVSVSGLEMTQNSIKLSWSREEVDAKLQSIMKDIHSQCTLYGKQEDGYINYVKGANVAGFMKVAKAMMAQGVL; this is translated from the coding sequence ATGGAAGTTAAAAAAGTTTTAAGCGATTTGAAAAGACGCTTTCCCAACGAGCCTGAATATCATCAAGCAGTTGAAGAGGTTTTAATGACAATTGAAGAGGAGTACAACAAACACCCTGAGTTTGATAAATATAATTTGATTGAAAGACTTTGTATTCCTGACAGAGTTTTCACTTTTAGAGTTACTTGGGTTGATGACAAAGGTCAAGTTCAAACTAACATGGGTTATCGTATCCAACACAATAACGCTATTGGTCCCTACAAAGGTGGTATCCGTTTCCACTCTTCTGTAAACCTTTCTATTTTGAAATTCCTTGCTTTTGAGCAAACTTTCAAAAACTCGCTTACTACTCTACCTATGGGTGGTGGTAAAGGAGGTTCAGACTTCAGCCCCCGTGGTAAATCTGATATGGAGGTTATGCGTTTCTGCCAAGCATTCGTTACTGAGTTGTGGCGTCATATAGGACCTCAAACTGACGTTCCTGCTGGTGATATTGGTGTTGGTGGTCGTGAAGTTGGTTACATGTATGGAATGTACAAAAAAATGGCTCTTGAAAACACTGGTACTTTCACAGGTAAAGGTATTGAGTTTGGTGGATCATTGGTTCGCCCTGAAGCAACAGGTTATGGTAACGTATATTTCTTGCTTGAGATGCTAAAAACCAAAGGCATTGACATTAAAGATAAAGTAGTTGCTGTATCAGGATCGGGTAATGTTGCTCAATATACAGTTAAGAAACTTATCAGCCTTGGTGCTAAGGTTATTACAATGTCAGATAGTAATGGCTATATTTACGACCCAGATGGTATTGATGAAGAGAAACTTGCTTTCATATTCAACCTAAAAAATGTTCAACGCGGACGCATTAGAGAGTATGCTGAGAAATATGGTTGCAAATATGTTGAAGGCGCTCGTCCTTGGAATGAGAAATGCGATATTGCAATGCCAAGTGCAACTCAAAATGAGATTGACGGAGATGATGCTCGCGCACTTCTTGCAAACGGATGTTTTGCTGTATCAGAGGGTGCAAATATGCCTTCAACTCCCGACGCTATTGCGGAGTTCTTGAATGCCAAGATTCTTTATGCTCCTGGTAAAGCGGCTAATGCCGGAGGTGTTTCTGTTAGTGGTTTGGAGATGACTCAAAACTCAATTAAACTAAGTTGGAGCAGAGAAGAAGTTGACGCTAAACTTCAATCAATTATGAAAGATATTCACTCTCAATGTACTCTTTACGGAAAACAAGAGGATGGATACATCAACTATGTTAAGGGTGCAAACGTTGCTGGATTCATGAAAGTTGCTAAAGCAATGATGGCTCAAGGTGTTTTGTAA
- a CDS encoding DUF4292 domain-containing protein, with product MKIRYKHIYILLLLIVFLVSSCRTTDEISIPEQETKKSELLIFEKIIEQQPQFSTATTKCNVAIDKLSSKAQIKMINGEYIQISLTPLLGIEVFRITMTQDSIYVIDKINSQVAEEPLASVKKYLPQGVGIKELQKIILGVPFLVADTLTNNKYKKFEWNRTPETVQMQSVLDKSASIMFSNNLEGVLQSTTIEYNAKPIVEFKYTSHKPDAQAKLRPSQIKVWSNIPQLGMPISATISGMSVEWNKRVVKDTKISSRYKRVSLSQLLGNYF from the coding sequence ATGAAAATTAGATATAAACACATATATATACTGCTACTGCTTATAGTTTTTTTAGTATCTTCGTGTCGAACAACAGATGAAATATCAATACCAGAACAAGAGACTAAGAAAAGTGAATTGTTAATATTTGAGAAGATAATAGAGCAGCAACCACAATTTTCAACAGCAACAACAAAATGTAATGTTGCTATCGACAAATTGAGTTCAAAGGCTCAAATAAAGATGATAAACGGAGAGTATATTCAAATATCTTTAACACCACTATTAGGAATAGAGGTATTTAGGATAACAATGACTCAAGACTCAATTTATGTAATTGACAAAATAAATTCACAGGTAGCAGAAGAACCCCTTGCTTCAGTAAAAAAATATCTTCCACAAGGAGTAGGTATAAAAGAGTTACAAAAAATAATATTGGGAGTTCCATTTCTTGTTGCCGATACGCTAACAAACAATAAATATAAAAAATTTGAATGGAATAGAACTCCAGAAACAGTTCAAATGCAAAGTGTATTAGATAAGTCGGCATCAATTATGTTCTCAAACAATTTAGAAGGAGTATTGCAATCAACAACCATTGAGTATAATGCAAAACCAATAGTGGAATTTAAATATACCTCTCACAAACCCGATGCTCAAGCAAAGTTACGACCATCACAAATTAAAGTATGGTCAAATATTCCGCAATTAGGTATGCCCATATCGGCAACAATAAGTGGTATGTCAGTTGAGTGGAATAAAAGAGTAGTAAAAGATACAAAAATCTCATCACGTTATAAACGAGTCTCATTAAGTCAACTATTAGGGAACTATTTTTAA
- a CDS encoding tetratricopeptide repeat protein has translation MLYQIKLAKKIFLLVLLFQITSTVTLFADNGEQNNDKITYLLLEAQRLEQTHNPDSLVAAFEMLKAAIKDDNLNQDARFKLSSYYYKMNMPDKYYDNILKAAYSDTTNYYYNIVAADNAQKIGDYEMATEIYERLIRNYPNDESLYTMMANLYLEQANIEKAIECYNKVERLTDNTEYAAFARADVYLYLKQYDKAASEFKRLLKNDSTNITYLLSLSQLYIQIDSLTQAKTYISKAKDAGAGCEISLYDLEYYKAQNNNDSAKISMSQVLSCPDIVYSAKKEILREYISGILDNNEKLNSSYEELQADLKNTDSLFKYLIEENPRETFIKMLYAEVLQMQQRYSEAIEQCHSALYISPSDMDIHRQLIRMLAFSKNYEAMNIAVENASEYADSTFILESSAYYYSTQQVEKAISELNSAAQKYSSPLFLSQIYSTIADIYFNEGEKYLPEKYYKLSLEYNPDNTMTLNNYAYYLAQTGGDLSLAENMSARTIKEKPDDPTYLDTYAWIYFKQGKYLFAELYIKNAMDKGGRNNPEVVEHYGDILYHQGKVEDALVQWQEALEMNKTLGNDKAILKQKIEKKTYIKE, from the coding sequence ATGCTCTATCAAATTAAATTAGCGAAAAAGATATTTTTATTGGTGTTACTATTTCAAATAACATCAACAGTAACCCTTTTTGCTGATAACGGAGAGCAAAACAATGATAAGATAACATATCTTTTGTTAGAGGCGCAACGTCTTGAGCAGACTCATAACCCGGACTCTCTTGTAGCTGCATTTGAAATGTTGAAAGCGGCCATAAAAGATGACAACTTGAATCAGGACGCAAGATTTAAACTCTCATCATATTATTACAAGATGAATATGCCCGACAAATATTATGATAATATATTGAAGGCGGCATATTCTGACACCACAAACTATTACTATAACATAGTAGCGGCAGATAATGCACAAAAAATTGGGGATTACGAAATGGCTACGGAGATATATGAGAGATTAATCCGAAACTATCCCAATGATGAGAGCCTCTATACAATGATGGCAAATCTCTATTTAGAACAAGCAAATATTGAAAAAGCCATAGAGTGTTACAATAAGGTTGAACGATTGACTGACAACACGGAGTATGCTGCATTTGCAAGAGCAGATGTATATCTCTATTTAAAACAATACGACAAAGCCGCCTCTGAATTTAAGCGTCTGTTAAAAAACGATTCCACCAATATAACCTATCTATTATCTCTGTCGCAACTCTATATCCAAATAGATAGTCTTACACAAGCAAAAACCTATATCAGCAAAGCAAAAGATGCAGGAGCAGGTTGTGAGATATCGTTATATGATTTAGAGTATTACAAGGCTCAGAATAACAATGATAGTGCAAAAATATCAATGTCTCAGGTGTTGAGTTGTCCCGATATAGTATATAGTGCAAAAAAAGAGATATTGCGAGAATATATATCAGGCATTTTAGATAATAATGAAAAACTCAATTCATCATACGAAGAACTACAAGCTGATTTAAAAAATACCGATTCTCTATTTAAATATTTGATAGAGGAGAATCCTCGCGAAACATTTATAAAGATGCTCTATGCTGAGGTTTTACAGATGCAACAAAGATATTCTGAAGCAATAGAGCAGTGCCATTCAGCACTCTATATTTCGCCATCAGATATGGATATTCATCGACAATTAATAAGAATGTTAGCATTCTCTAAAAACTATGAAGCAATGAATATTGCAGTAGAGAATGCATCGGAGTATGCCGATTCAACATTTATATTAGAATCTTCAGCATACTACTATTCAACTCAACAAGTCGAAAAGGCTATATCGGAGTTAAACTCTGCGGCACAAAAATACAGTTCACCGCTATTCCTTTCACAAATATACTCTACAATAGCAGATATATATTTTAATGAAGGGGAGAAATATTTACCAGAGAAATACTATAAATTGTCGTTAGAGTATAATCCAGACAATACAATGACACTCAACAATTATGCCTACTATTTAGCACAAACAGGAGGAGATCTCTCATTGGCAGAGAATATGAGTGCCAGAACCATTAAAGAAAAACCCGATGATCCAACATATCTCGATACATACGCATGGATATACTTCAAACAAGGGAAATATCTCTTTGCTGAGTTATATATAAAAAATGCAATGGATAAAGGAGGACGAAATAATCCTGAGGTTGTAGAACATTATGGCGATATATTATATCATCAAGGAAAAGTTGAAGATGCGCTTGTGCAATGGCAAGAGGCATTAGAGATGAACAAAACCTTAGGTAATGATAAAGCGATTCTTAAACAGAAAATTGAAAAGAAAACTTATATCAAAGAGTGA
- the ruvC gene encoding crossover junction endodeoxyribonuclease RuvC, whose translation MADTNIKILGIDPGTNVMGYGIIECNGKEPSLVVMGTLKLNKFESHYVRLNRIYERVSSLITQYSPKELAIEAPFFGKNVQSMLKLGRAQGVAMAAAIHHELPITEYAPLKIKMAVTGNGAASKEQVADMLKRILHIPDEKMAPQLDATDAVAAALCHFYQMKSPITGKGCKSWKEFISKNPNKIIK comes from the coding sequence ATGGCAGATACAAATATTAAAATATTAGGCATTGACCCCGGTACTAACGTTATGGGCTATGGTATTATAGAGTGTAATGGTAAAGAACCATCGTTAGTGGTGATGGGCACTCTTAAACTTAATAAGTTTGAGAGTCATTATGTTAGACTCAACAGAATATATGAACGTGTTTCAAGTTTAATTACTCAATACTCTCCTAAAGAGTTGGCTATTGAGGCTCCTTTTTTTGGAAAGAATGTGCAATCGATGCTAAAACTTGGTAGAGCTCAAGGTGTTGCTATGGCTGCCGCTATTCATCACGAATTACCTATTACAGAGTATGCTCCCCTTAAAATTAAAATGGCTGTTACCGGCAATGGTGCTGCTTCAAAAGAGCAAGTGGCTGATATGCTTAAACGTATTTTACATATACCCGATGAGAAGATGGCTCCCCAACTTGACGCTACGGATGCTGTTGCGGCTGCATTATGCCACTTTTATCAAATGAAATCGCCAATTACAGGAAAGGGATGCAAGAGTTGGAAAGAGTTTATTTCTAAAAACCCCAATAAAATTATTAAATAG
- the dut gene encoding dUTP diphosphatase, with amino-acid sequence MVKVKVINKGKHALPEYGTLHAAGMDVRANLSESVTLKPMERKIIPTGLYIELPEGYEAQLRPRSGLAIKKGITLLNTPGTIDADYRGEVGVILINLSQEDFIVEDGERICQMVIKPYTRIEWEETETLEDSERGAGGFGHTGVK; translated from the coding sequence ATGGTAAAGGTAAAAGTTATAAATAAAGGAAAACATGCACTTCCCGAATACGGAACATTGCATGCAGCAGGAATGGATGTAAGAGCCAATCTTTCGGAATCGGTAACGTTAAAACCTATGGAGCGTAAAATAATACCCACAGGTTTATATATTGAGTTGCCCGAAGGATATGAGGCACAATTACGACCACGTAGTGGATTAGCAATAAAAAAAGGAATAACACTTTTAAATACTCCAGGAACAATTGATGCCGATTATAGAGGCGAGGTAGGAGTTATATTAATAAATCTTTCGCAAGAAGACTTTATTGTAGAAGATGGCGAGCGCATATGTCAAATGGTAATAAAACCATATACTCGAATTGAGTGGGAAGAGACAGAAACTCTTGAAGATAGCGAAAGAGGAGCAGGAGGCTTTGGACATACAGGAGTAAAATAA
- a CDS encoding GNAT family N-acetyltransferase — translation MNTIICKRYNSSFASEWDRVVEESRNGTFLFKRNYLDYHSDRFRDHSLMFELGGEIVALFPANQKKEIIYSHQGLTYGGVIMTSRCKGALVLEIFEKMIGYYRANGIKEIIYKPVPHIYHIKPSEEDIYALYRYKAELYSCGISSTVDLTQEVCFNSLRTRGIKKALTNNIEIKEEFNFAPFWEMLTQNLQQRHSVSPVHTLKEIEMLRDRFPENIRLYTATQSNELLAGVVIYETPMCIHSQYIASSQKGRDMSALDLLFSNLIKERYKEYRYFDFGISTESNGEILNEGLLSQKEGFGATATIYNSYKITL, via the coding sequence ATGAATACCATAATATGTAAACGATACAACTCCTCATTTGCATCAGAGTGGGATAGAGTAGTAGAGGAGTCACGTAATGGAACATTTTTGTTTAAGCGAAACTATCTCGATTATCACTCAGATAGATTTCGTGATCACTCCCTGATGTTTGAATTAGGAGGAGAAATTGTTGCACTATTTCCAGCCAACCAAAAAAAAGAGATAATCTATTCTCATCAAGGATTAACATACGGAGGGGTTATAATGACTTCGCGTTGTAAAGGAGCATTGGTGCTTGAAATTTTTGAGAAGATGATAGGATATTATCGTGCTAATGGAATAAAAGAGATTATCTATAAACCTGTACCGCACATATATCATATTAAACCTTCTGAAGAAGATATATATGCTTTGTATAGATATAAAGCAGAACTCTATTCGTGCGGAATATCATCAACCGTAGATCTTACACAAGAGGTCTGTTTCAACTCTTTAAGAACAAGAGGTATAAAAAAAGCATTGACAAACAATATTGAGATAAAGGAAGAGTTTAATTTTGCTCCTTTTTGGGAAATGCTAACCCAAAATTTACAACAACGTCACTCAGTATCCCCTGTGCATACACTCAAAGAGATAGAAATGTTAAGGGATCGTTTTCCTGAAAATATCCGACTATACACCGCTACACAATCCAATGAGTTATTAGCAGGAGTAGTAATATATGAAACGCCAATGTGTATTCACTCTCAATATATAGCCTCATCGCAGAAAGGGAGGGATATGTCAGCATTAGATCTGCTCTTTTCAAATCTTATAAAAGAGCGTTACAAAGAGTATAGATATTTTGATTTTGGAATATCAACCGAATCAAACGGAGAGATACTTAACGAAGGATTACTATCTCAGAAAGAGGGCTTTGGAGCAACGGCTACAATATACAATTCGTATAAAATAACACTCTAA
- the metH gene encoding methionine synthase, with protein MSIYNLRELLNSRILILDGAMGTEIQKLNLSENDFRGDLFKDYQNELKGNNDILVLTQPNIIKNIHKAYLEAGADIIETNSFNATSVSMSDYGLESYVKEINRCAVRVAKEAVKEFSTTDKPRFVAGSVGPTNKSCSISPYVNNPAARAITYDELYNAYCEQIEVLIDEGVDIILLETVFDTLNLKCAIDAVEYLFKKKGIELPLMISVTIADNTGRTLSGQTLEAFVASISHAPITTVGINCSFGAKDILPFLRRLSEIAPFAISVHPNAGLPNRFGEYDQTPLLMANDIKPYIEEQLVNIIGGCCGTTPEHIKLIAEIAKNGKPHTLPEKECKLVLAGLEPLTVCKENNFVNVGERCNVAGSRKFLRLINEKSYSEALSIALKQVNDGAQIIDINMDDGMLNAKEEVITFLRLLAAEPEICRVPFMIDSSDWEVIEAGLKNVQGKAIVNSISLKEGEEIFKERAKRIRDMGAAVVVMAFDEEGQADTFNRKIVVCKRAYDILTTECNFKAEDIIFDPNILAVATGIDEHKNYAKDFIEATRWIKTNLPHAKVSGGVSNLSFSFRGNNYIREVMHSVFLYHAINAGMDMAILNPTTNVNYNDIPEKILEAVEDVILNRKDDATECLIEIAESVKEVKVESNATQIIPEENFTIAERLSNALVKGNSDNLESDINEALTQYGSAVAIIEGPLMDGMNRVGSLFGEGKMFLPQVVKSARTMKCAVEILQPYIKNENSSSQKSAGKIVLATVKGDVHDIGKNIVSVVLGCNNYEVIDLGVMVAAETIIDKAVEVGADIIGVSGLITPSLNEMCSIARELEKRGLDIPLLIGGATTSELHTAVKIAPLYSGAVVYVKDASQDPIIAAKLTNEKVRESYIKEIKERQHLLRECTKCDETVPMVVAEGLRDMSCCNGYTPTTPKVLNKEIDLSFEISELVDYINWGQLFNVWKLSGKFASIAYLNGCDHCKASWLTSFAEEERKEASEAMQLHKDCLRIIKEICDKLNPKIKASVSFYNASSKDNNIIIKSDNDVIIPTLRQQKKRENNEDGYLALSDFILPKKSGLEDYIATFAVTVGRDIQSYIEHLKSSGEDYKSVLLQSVADRLAEAATAYTHYLVRTDLWGYVTEEKNVANIIKGNCIGIRPAIGYPSLPDQSLMFEMKNLVDFDKLGIEVTENGAMYPNASVCGFMIANPNARYFTLTIDDNQREEYCKKRGIALDDAKKWIAV; from the coding sequence ATGTCAATATACAACCTGAGAGAACTTCTAAATAGTCGTATTCTTATTCTGGATGGTGCTATGGGTACTGAAATTCAGAAGTTAAATTTGAGCGAGAATGATTTTAGAGGGGATTTATTTAAGGATTATCAAAATGAATTAAAAGGAAATAACGATATTTTAGTTCTCACCCAACCTAACATAATCAAGAATATTCATAAAGCGTACCTTGAGGCTGGTGCTGATATTATTGAGACTAATAGTTTTAATGCTACATCGGTTTCGATGAGTGATTATGGTTTAGAAAGTTATGTAAAGGAAATTAACAGATGTGCTGTAAGAGTTGCTAAAGAGGCCGTAAAAGAGTTCTCTACTACCGATAAACCTCGCTTTGTTGCAGGTAGTGTTGGACCTACCAATAAGAGTTGTTCTATCTCCCCCTATGTTAATAACCCTGCCGCAAGAGCAATTACATACGATGAACTCTATAATGCATATTGCGAGCAGATTGAGGTGCTTATTGATGAGGGTGTTGATATTATTCTTTTAGAGACTGTCTTTGACACTCTTAACTTAAAGTGTGCGATTGATGCTGTGGAGTATCTGTTTAAGAAGAAAGGTATTGAACTTCCATTGATGATATCGGTTACTATTGCCGACAACACAGGTCGTACTCTCTCCGGGCAGACACTTGAAGCTTTTGTTGCGTCAATATCTCATGCTCCTATTACAACAGTTGGAATTAACTGTTCTTTTGGAGCTAAGGATATTTTACCTTTTTTACGCAGATTATCGGAGATTGCTCCTTTTGCGATATCGGTTCATCCTAATGCTGGTTTACCTAACAGATTTGGAGAGTATGACCAAACTCCCCTATTAATGGCAAATGATATTAAGCCATATATTGAGGAGCAACTTGTAAATATTATTGGTGGTTGTTGTGGAACTACTCCTGAGCATATTAAACTTATTGCTGAAATTGCTAAAAATGGTAAGCCTCACACTCTCCCCGAGAAGGAGTGTAAACTTGTTTTGGCCGGACTTGAGCCTTTGACTGTATGCAAGGAGAATAACTTTGTTAATGTTGGCGAGAGATGTAATGTTGCTGGTTCAAGAAAGTTTTTGAGGTTGATTAATGAGAAGAGTTACAGCGAGGCTCTATCAATTGCTCTTAAACAGGTTAACGATGGTGCTCAAATTATTGACATCAATATGGATGATGGCATGTTAAATGCTAAAGAGGAGGTGATTACCTTTCTCAGACTTCTTGCCGCAGAGCCTGAAATTTGCAGAGTTCCTTTTATGATTGACTCTTCGGATTGGGAAGTTATTGAGGCAGGATTGAAAAATGTACAGGGTAAAGCTATTGTAAACTCTATAAGTCTTAAAGAGGGTGAAGAGATATTCAAAGAGAGGGCTAAACGCATTAGAGATATGGGGGCTGCGGTTGTGGTTATGGCTTTTGACGAAGAGGGACAAGCTGACACTTTTAACCGAAAAATTGTTGTTTGTAAAAGAGCGTACGATATATTGACAACTGAGTGCAACTTTAAGGCTGAAGATATTATTTTTGACCCCAATATTTTGGCTGTTGCAACAGGTATTGATGAACATAAAAATTACGCTAAAGACTTTATTGAGGCTACTCGTTGGATAAAGACAAACCTTCCTCACGCAAAGGTTAGCGGAGGTGTAAGTAACCTTTCGTTCTCGTTCAGAGGAAATAACTACATCAGAGAGGTTATGCACTCTGTATTCTTATACCATGCTATTAATGCAGGTATGGATATGGCAATTCTTAACCCTACAACGAACGTAAACTATAATGATATTCCCGAGAAGATTTTAGAGGCTGTTGAGGATGTTATTCTTAACCGAAAGGATGATGCAACAGAGTGTTTGATTGAGATTGCTGAGAGTGTTAAAGAGGTTAAGGTGGAAAGTAATGCGACACAGATAATACCAGAAGAAAATTTTACCATTGCAGAGAGGTTAAGCAATGCTCTTGTTAAAGGGAATAGCGACAACTTGGAGAGTGATATTAATGAGGCTTTAACACAATATGGCTCGGCAGTTGCTATTATTGAAGGTCCTCTTATGGATGGAATGAATAGGGTTGGCTCTCTGTTTGGTGAAGGTAAGATGTTTTTACCTCAAGTAGTTAAGAGTGCCAGAACTATGAAGTGTGCCGTTGAGATTCTTCAACCTTATATTAAGAACGAAAATAGTTCTTCACAAAAGAGTGCCGGTAAAATTGTTTTGGCTACAGTTAAGGGCGATGTTCACGATATTGGAAAGAATATTGTTTCGGTTGTTTTAGGGTGCAACAATTATGAGGTTATTGACCTTGGTGTTATGGTTGCAGCCGAAACTATTATTGATAAAGCGGTTGAAGTTGGTGCTGATATTATAGGCGTTAGCGGACTTATTACTCCATCGCTCAACGAGATGTGCAGTATTGCTCGTGAACTTGAAAAACGAGGGTTGGATATTCCTTTGTTAATTGGTGGTGCAACAACCTCGGAGTTGCATACTGCTGTTAAAATTGCACCTCTTTATAGTGGTGCGGTAGTGTATGTTAAGGATGCCTCGCAAGACCCAATTATTGCAGCCAAACTGACTAATGAGAAGGTTAGAGAGAGTTATATTAAAGAGATTAAAGAGCGACAACATCTTTTGAGAGAGTGTACTAAATGTGACGAGACTGTTCCTATGGTTGTTGCCGAAGGGTTAAGAGATATGAGTTGTTGCAATGGTTATACTCCTACTACCCCTAAGGTACTGAACAAAGAGATAGATTTATCTTTTGAAATTAGCGAACTTGTTGATTATATTAATTGGGGACAACTTTTTAATGTTTGGAAATTGAGTGGCAAGTTTGCTTCTATTGCATATCTTAATGGATGTGACCACTGCAAAGCATCGTGGCTTACATCTTTTGCTGAAGAGGAAAGAAAAGAGGCTTCAGAGGCTATGCAACTACATAAAGATTGTTTAAGGATTATAAAGGAGATTTGCGATAAACTTAATCCAAAGATTAAAGCATCTGTATCATTCTACAATGCGAGCTCAAAAGATAATAACATTATTATTAAAAGTGATAATGATGTTATAATTCCAACCCTACGCCAACAGAAGAAGAGGGAAAATAACGAGGATGGCTATCTTGCTCTTTCTGATTTTATTCTACCTAAGAAGAGTGGCTTAGAGGACTATATTGCAACTTTTGCTGTTACTGTTGGTAGAGATATTCAATCATATATAGAGCATTTGAAAAGCAGCGGAGAGGATTATAAATCGGTACTTTTGCAATCTGTTGCTGACCGTTTAGCAGAAGCAGCTACTGCATATACCCACTACCTTGTAAGAACTGATTTGTGGGGCTACGTAACAGAAGAGAAAAATGTTGCAAATATTATTAAAGGTAATTGTATTGGTATTAGACCGGCAATAGGCTACCCTTCCCTACCCGACCAATCACTTATGTTTGAGATGAAAAATCTTGTTGATTTTGACAAGTTGGGTATTGAAGTTACCGAGAACGGAGCCATGTACCCAAATGCCTCAGTATGTGGTTTTATGATTGCTAACCCTAATGCAAGATATTTTACCTTAACTATTGAT
- a CDS encoding peptidoglycan DD-metalloendopeptidase family protein, producing the protein MIFRVIIFLLAFVIATPTVSAASTNVKTLKEQKSKADKQVANTNKKLKAAQREAKKSLSALNEISAEIKTQNRAINKLNNEISRLRREENALTREIELAEKEIKAKKDDYAKSMQSLYRKNSGQDIFIFLFSANSFKQAMRRARYLKEFSAWRKTQALEITEHQQKLEKKREELRELREEKNKIVLQRTTETNKLKTQEQKQKQIVNKAKKNEKALRKELEKQKKQAAELNRKIEQLIAEEARRSSSSSSSAGGSYSGYKMTKDEQKLATNFEQNKGKLPMPLSGKYKIVGHYGTQQHSELKYVQVNNSGIVIKTIPGTSARSVFDGVVTRIFVMPGYNSCVIVRHGNYLTIYSNLKEVYVKTGDKVKTRQAIGKIYSDIEDDNATLLHFQIWKETNKLNPETWLGD; encoded by the coding sequence ATGATATTCAGGGTAATAATCTTTCTGTTAGCATTTGTAATAGCAACACCAACTGTGAGTGCTGCATCAACAAATGTAAAAACTCTTAAAGAACAAAAGAGTAAGGCAGATAAACAAGTAGCAAATACAAATAAAAAACTAAAGGCAGCGCAACGCGAAGCAAAAAAATCACTATCTGCTTTAAATGAAATATCTGCCGAGATAAAGACGCAGAATAGAGCAATAAATAAACTCAATAACGAAATAAGCCGATTGCGCAGAGAGGAGAATGCTTTAACTCGTGAAATAGAGCTTGCCGAAAAAGAGATAAAAGCAAAGAAAGACGACTATGCTAAGTCAATGCAGAGCCTATATCGAAAAAACTCAGGGCAGGATATATTTATATTTCTTTTCTCTGCCAACTCGTTTAAACAAGCAATGCGAAGAGCAAGATATTTAAAGGAGTTCTCAGCATGGCGAAAAACACAAGCATTAGAGATTACCGAACATCAACAAAAGTTGGAGAAGAAGCGTGAAGAGTTACGAGAATTGCGTGAAGAAAAAAACAAAATAGTATTGCAACGAACAACTGAGACGAATAAACTTAAAACTCAGGAGCAGAAACAAAAACAGATAGTAAATAAAGCTAAGAAAAACGAAAAGGCTCTACGTAAAGAGTTGGAGAAGCAGAAAAAACAAGCAGCGGAGTTAAATCGTAAAATAGAGCAATTAATAGCAGAGGAGGCACGACGCTCATCGTCATCGTCATCATCAGCAGGTGGCTCATATAGCGGTTATAAGATGACAAAAGATGAGCAGAAATTGGCTACAAATTTTGAGCAAAACAAAGGTAAATTGCCAATGCCATTATCTGGTAAATATAAGATAGTTGGTCATTACGGAACGCAACAACACTCTGAGTTAAAATATGTTCAGGTAAACAATAGTGGAATAGTAATTAAAACAATACCGGGAACATCGGCACGAAGTGTTTTTGATGGAGTAGTAACCCGTATATTTGTAATGCCGGGATACAATAGTTGTGTGATTGTCCGACATGGAAACTATCTAACCATCTATTCAAACCTTAAAGAGGTATATGTAAAAACTGGCGACAAGGTAAAAACACGCCAAGCAATAGGAAAGATATATTCAGATATTGAAGATGACAATGCAACACTATTGCACTTCCAGATATGGAAAGAGACAAATAAATTGAATCCGGAAACGTGGTTAGGAGATTAA